Proteins co-encoded in one Nematostella vectensis chromosome 15, jaNemVect1.1, whole genome shotgun sequence genomic window:
- the LOC116619380 gene encoding nuclear pore complex protein DDB_G0274915 isoform X5, with translation MCTMTMVELVAIATLLLGFQQQVSASCKFDFEEGPNSLRGWTRTGDAFNTQPTFDDNPAARGLGTPVGLQGNWWIGTYEDRPSKGTPAGMVQTDFPRGTLTSPNFVITGDDINFLIGGGCDKSKARVELLVNGVTKLRTSSPRCGEKMHRVHWKVHKYRGKLARVRLVDDSSWGWGHLNFDDLRGDIRCLDKHQPEENVKQKQMQEEQTGDYTLKKNDDKAVQDTNLEKPRLDSPPSYHKALVKDVKRLEEKFQKFVEMNNEKRIPATLDAVPVTPKPVLSAEKPVEGGKDARPVTIYNIIYPPDKHEQEKVPANLENYQAPTEKLYQKNWRKIADAANPMTSATDKPGNNEESPISAGSDQERTSTGLVNINAPKDANNLKTERRIKFGLGNQENPGTVQIQENNNHNNGATTDAMSQEIKIEQPKKIHHAKHRYSGNKAIHRKKLQVKQRLAKKLRGGSFLEAMVTPVEIPVAEETGSKDIHKGLPTTGSHVSPIVSNVEPIVSSVGPIVSNVGLDHSFPSKTPSSNEGLKENVPTQHSPRKAYKPTEASRTTVTQPSERRHDDIIPEADQSGPWKTGGESHSSSAPTSGMTTSMENDPEAIVEVITPTGASSTSTGARTTSAGSIAPTSGSRPTGMTTSMEEDPEAIQTTYSGKGKPTESHGMTTSMENDPKAVITFAGSAASTESEGMTSMENDPEAISAQRRRLETRANTGTPTRNMRSAMTTDMEFDPDAIIPTKSLTTEMEDDPDGEPTGNVTPTGSPATTERITENQPTAGSYHMRPSGQTTMMEEDVMGSEEIKEFSRPKQTTSKPSPASIKFYGGDVKIPESSLHSVWPEELTMDNPRHAYGTVSDFDLSDRGKDMMSLIGPIAEKAAADISREEFNPENRHDIETNSGSSSSSSNGGLTNTGGSSSSNGGSSNTNGGSTSNTGAGSNTGENSASVSSMPGHTSTGSSTGSASNGNLPGTGQMGSPGTVQTGSPGIDHSHGTGQTGTPGTGKAGSTGIDHSHGTGQTGSTGTSHAGQTGNTGQSITPVTGQSPSSSIDPHVSVITSQTQGSSGVPVHHGNNPEQISVETGSKAGAPITITIPPIVLPQSVTAIPNLEGSTTDGSQGLIPLPTTQPIATQTTTAPGEQGAAQVGTSGVITATTPTFVTTHATISTTLTTPTTPSTTPTTITTIPTTPTTIPTTASTVMSTTVTTITTPVETTKSTVNIPTTMAPNPKTELRNLNCKIFLVAMRLAYPWNRELMFSSTPTYENLRHIIEERVLAVYGEELNFLGIQFGRFSRSSEDGTTKAYFVLRFNSNGAFLAKLIDEYGQNTIYAAGCYDPAKICPANCPESCAPACTPSCCSAGLPKIITAAPPLSKCPGSCLPACAPGCNPLCCSSTSLLHQNRIPPNMVIVEPGPPMQDPSLPGPILPDMVPLRVAMGYKKSLPCPRSCDRYCKPNCPILCCRSNPFRVKGKKVTWNKYTKRSKVARRKNRQRIGSRKHN, from the exons ATGTGTACCATGACCATGGTTGAGCTTGTCGCCATAGCGACGCTTTTATTAGGCTTCCAGCAACAAGTGTCAG CAAGCTGCAAATTTGACTTCGAAGAGGGGCCCAATTCTCTCAGGGGCTGGACGCGTACCGGGGACGCTTTCAACACACAGCCAACATTTGATGACAATCCTGCCGCGCGGGGCCTGGGAACTCCTGTGGGACTACAGGGGAACTGGTGGATAGGGACCTACGAAGATAGACCCAGCAAAGGCACCCCTGCTGGAATGGTCCAAACAG attttccaAGAGGTACCTTAACATCTCCTAACTTCGTTATCACCGGTGATGATATCAACTTTCTGATTGGCGGTGGATGTGACAAATCAAAAGCAAGGGTAGAATTACTCGTGAATGGCGTCACGAAGCTAAGGACGTCATCGCCTCGTTGTGGTGAGAAGATGCATCGGGTTCACTGGAAAGTGCACAAATACCGAGGGAAACTGGCACGAGTTCGTCTAGTGGATGATTCTAGCTGGGGCTGGGGACACTTGAATTTTGACGACTTGAGAGGCGATATTCGCTGTTTGG ACAAACATCAACCCGAAGAAAATGTGAAGCAAAAACAGATGCAGGAAGAACAAACCGGCGACTATACGCTAAAGAAAAATGATGACAAAG CTGTTCAAGACACGAATCTTGAAAAGCCGAGACTCGACAGCCCGCCGTCATACCACAAAGCCCTCGTGAAAG ATGTTAAGCGGTTGGAGGAGAAGTTTCAAAAGTTTGTTGAAATGAATAACGAGAAAAGAATACCAG CTACTCTAGATGCCGTTCCAGTCACCCCTAAGCCTGTTCTATCAG cAGAAAAACCAGTAGAAGGAGGCAAAGACGCTCGTCCAGTCACTATCTACAACATTATTTACCCGCCAGATAAAC atgaaCAAGAAAAAGTACCTGCAAATCTGGAAAACTATCAAGCTCCAACGGAAAAATTGTATCAGAAAAACTGGCGAAAAATAGCAGACGCTGCCAACCCTATGACGTCAGCCACGGATAAACCAGGAAATAACGAAGAAAGCCCTATTTCCGCCGGAAGTGACCAAGAGAGGACGTCTACTGGTCTTGTTAATATAAATGCCCCGAAAGACGCCAATAATTTGAAGACAGAAAGACGCATAAAGTTTGGCTTAGGGAATCAAGAGAATCCTGGAACTGTCCAAATACAAGAGAacaataatcataataatggTGCTACTACCGATGCAATGTCCCAAGAGATAAAAATAGAACAGCCAAAAAAGATCCACCACGCTAAGCATAGATATAGCGGTAACAAAGCTATTCATCGTAAGAAGCTGCAAGTGAAACAGCGATTGGCTAAGAAGCTAAGAGGGGGAAGTTTTCTCGAAGCAATGGTGACACCTGTGGAAATTCCTGTCGCGGAGGAGACTGGGTCCAAAGACATTCATAAGGGCTTGCCAACAACTGGCAGCCATGTGTCACCGATTGTGTCGAATGTCGAACCGATTGTTTCGAGTGTCGGGCCAATTGTGTCGAATGTCGGTCTCGATCATTCATTTCCAAGTAAGACCCCCTCAAGTAATGAAGGGCTGAAAGAGAATGTACCCACTCAGCATTCACCTAGAAAAGCTTACAAACCTACAGAAGCTAGTAGAACGACCGTTACGCAGCCCAGTGAAAGAAGACACGATGATATCATACCGGAAGCTGATCAGTCTGGGCCATGGAAAACCGGAGGTGAATCCCACTCAAGTAGTGCTCCTACTTCCGGTATGACGACTTCAATGGAAAACGATCCAGAGGCTATCGTGGAAGTGATAACTCCAACTGGCGCATCCAGTACATCGACAGGAGCTAGGACCACTTCCGCCGGAAGTATTGCACCAACCAGTGGTTCTAGGCCAACTGGTATGACCACATCCATGGAAGAAGATCCTGAAGCGATTCAGACGACTTACTCTGGAAAGGGCAAACCAACTGAAAGCCATGGTATGACAACTTCTATGGAAA ATGACCCCAAAGCAGTCATAACTTTCGCCGGAAGTGCAGCATCAACCGAAAGTGAGGGTATGACTTCGATGGAAAATGACCCCGAAGCTATTTCTGCCCAAAGAAGAAGACTAGAGACCCGAGCAAACACAGGGACCCCAACTAGGAATATGCGAAGTGCAATGACAACAGATATGGAATTTGACCCTGACGCAATCATCCCGACAAAAAGTTTAACAACGGAAATGGAAGACGACCCAGATGGGGAGCCTACCGGAAATGTCACCCCAACCGGAAGTCCAGCTACTACAGAAAGAATTACCGAAAACCAGCCCACGGCCGGAAGCTATCACATGCGGCCAAGCGGACAGACCACAATGATGGAGGAGGATGTCATGGGAAGTGAGGAAATAAAGGAATTTTCTCGCCCTAAACAAACGACTTCAAAACCCTCACCTGCGTCAATAAAATTCTATGGAGGCGACGTTAAGATTCCTGAATCAAGTCTTCACTCGGTCTGGCCCGAGGAGCTCACAATGGACAACCCTCGGCACGCCTACGGGACCGTCTCGGACTTTGACTTGTCTGATAGAGGCAAGGACATGATGAGCCTGATCGGTCCTATCGCAGAGAAAGCGGCCGCTGATATCAGTAGAGAGGAATTCAACCCGGAGAACCGCCACGACATTGAAACGAACTCAG GTAGTAGCTCCAGCTCTTCAAATGGCGGTTTGACGAATACAGGAGGCTCATCCTCAAGTAATGGCGGGAGTTCAAACACAAATGGTGGTAGTACGTCAAATACAGGCGCGGGGTCAAACACAGGGGAGAACTCTGCCAGCGTCTCATCAATGCCTGGTCACACAAGCACCGGATCCTCTACAGGGTCCGCAAGTAATGGAAATCTACCTGGAACTGGTCAAATGGGTTCTCCTGGAACTGTTCAAACGGGTTCTCCTGGAATTGATCATTCACATGGAactggtcaaacgggtactccTGGAACTGGCAAAGCGGGTTCTACTGGAATTGATCATTCTCATGGAACTGGTCAAACGGGCTCCACTGGAACTAGTCATGCTGGTCAAACCGGTAATACTGGTCAGTCTATTACGCCTGTGACGGGGCAATCTCCCAGTTCTTCTATTGACCCTCACGTGTCTGTCATCACGAGTCAGACCCAGGGATCGTCAGGAGTGCCGGTGCATCATGGGAATAACCCAGAACAAATATCCGTAGAGACAGGGTCAAAGGCAG GTGCACCGATAACCATCACAATTCCACCCATCGTGCTACCGCAATCCGTCACCGCCATTCCAAATCTAGAAGGTTCCACAACAGACGGCTCACAGGGCCTCATACCTCTACCAACCACCCAGCCGATAGCGACCCAAACAACCACCGCACCTGGCGAGCAAGGTGCCGCCCAAGTAGGAACCTCTGGAGTTATTACGGCAACAACACCAACGTTTGTTACTACACATGCAACAATTTCGACGACGCTTACGACACCGACGACACCATCAACTACGCCAACAACAATAACGACGATACCAACTACACCAACGACGATACCAACTACAGCTTCGACAGTTATGTCAACGACAGTGACGACCATAACGACACCTGTTGAGACAACCAAGAGTACCGTGAATATCCCCACTACGATGGCGCCCAATCCCAAAACAGAACTGCGGAACTTGAACT GTAAGATATTCTTAGTTGCCATGAGATTGGCGTACCCTTGGAATCGCGAGCTCATGTTTTCATCTACTCCCACCTACGAGAACCTTAGGCACATCATAGAGGAGAGG GTTCTCGCGGTTTACGGAGAAGAGTTGAATTTCCTTGGGATACAGTTTGGACGTTTCTC GCGATCCAGTGAGGACGGTACGACAAAGGCCTACTTTGTTCTTCGCTTCAACAGCAATGGCGCGTTCCTTGCCAAACTTATTGACGAGTATGGACAGAACACCATATACGCGGCGG GTTGTTACGATCCAGCTAAAATATGTCCCGCAAACTGTCCCGAGTCCTGTGCGCCTGCATGCACGCCATCATGTTGTTCAGCGGGCTTACCCAAAATAATTACCGCCGCGCCTCCCCTATCCAAGTGTCCTGGCTCCTGTTTGCCCGCATGCGCACCTGGCTGTAATCCGCTGTGCTGCTCTTCAACATCGCTGCTTCATCAAAATCGAATCCCCCCAAATATGGTGATAGTAGAACCAGGACCACCCATGCAAGACCCAAGCTTACCAGGGCCCATATTACCTGATATGGTCCCACTTCGCGTTGCTATGGGTTACAAGAAATCCCTTCCTTGCCCGCGAAGCTGCGATAGATATTGTAAACCTAACTGCCCGATCTTGTGCTGTCGATCGAACCCGTTTCGAgtcaaaggaaaaaaagtcaCTTGGAATAAGTACACAAAGCGATCTAAAGTTGCGAGACGAAAAAACCGTCAACGGATTGGTTCTAGAAAGCACAATTGA
- the LOC116619380 gene encoding mucin-5AC isoform X2 codes for MCTMTMVELVAIATLLLGFQQQVSASCKFDFEEGPNSLRGWTRTGDAFNTQPTFDDNPAARGLGTPVGLQGNWWIGTYEDRPSKGTPAGMVQTDFPRGTLTSPNFVITGDDINFLIGGGCDKSKARVELLVNGVTKLRTSSPRCGEKMHRVHWKVHKYRGKLARVRLVDDSSWGWGHLNFDDLRGDIRCLDKHQPEENVKQKQMQEEQTGDYTLKKNDDKAVQDTNLEKPRLDSPPSYHKALVKDVKRLEEKFQKFVEMNNEKRIPATLDAVPVTPKPVLSEKPVEGGKDARPVTIYNIIYPPDKHEQEKVPANLENYQAPTEKLYQKNWRKIADAANPMTSATDKPGNNEESPISAGSDQERTSTGLVNINAPKDANNLKTERRIKFGLGNQENPGTVQIQENNNHNNGATTDAMSQEIKIEQPKKIHHAKHRYSGNKAIHRKKLQVKQRLAKKLRGGSFLEAMVTPVEIPVAEETGSKDIHKGLPTTGSHVSPIVSNVEPIVSSVGPIVSNVGLDHSFPSKTPSSNEGLKENVPTQHSPRKAYKPTEASRTTVTQPSERRHDDIIPEADQSGPWKTGGESHSSSAPTSGMTTSMENDPEAIVEVITPTGASSTSTGARTTSAGSIAPTSGSRPTGMTTSMEEDPEAIQTTYSGKGKPTESHGMTTSMENDPEAVPTSAGSATPTGSESIATSMENDPKAVITFAGSAASTESEGMTSMENDPEAISAQRRRLETRANTGTPTRNMRSAMTTDMEFDPDAIIPTKSLTTEMEDDPDGEPTGNVTPTGSPATTERITENQPTAGSYHMRPSGQTTMMEEDVMGSEEIKEFSRPKQTTSKPSPASIKFYGGDVKIPESSLHSVWPEELTMDNPRHAYGTVSDFDLSDRGKDMMSLIGPIAEKAAADISREEFNPENRHDIETNSGSSSSSSNGGLTNTGGSSSSNGGSSNTNGGSTSNTGAGSNTGENSASVSSMPGHTSTGSSTGSASNGNLPGTGQMGSPGTVQTGSPGIDHSHGTGQTGTPGTGKAGSTGIDHSHGTGQTGSTGTSHAGQTGNTGQSITPVTGQSPSSSIDPHVSVITSQTQGSSGVPVHHGNNPEQISVETGSKAGAPITITIPPIVLPQSVTAIPNLEGSTTDGSQGLIPLPTTQPIATQTTTAPGEQGAAQVGTSGVITATTPTFVTTHATISTTLTTPTTPSTTPTTITTIPTTPTTIPTTASTVMSTTVTTITTPVETTKSTVNIPTTMAPNPKTELRNLNCKIFLVAMRLAYPWNRELMFSSTPTYENLRHIIEERVLAVYGEELNFLGIQFGRFSRSSEDGTTKAYFVLRFNSNGAFLAKLIDEYGQNTIYAAGCYDPAKICPANCPESCAPACTPSCCSAGLPKIITAAPPLSKCPGSCLPACAPGCNPLCCSSTSLLHQNRIPPNMVIVEPGPPMQDPSLPGPILPDMVPLRVAMGYKKSLPCPRSCDRYCKPNCPILCCRSNPFRVKGKKVTWNKYTKRSKVARRKNRQRIGSRKHN; via the exons ATGTGTACCATGACCATGGTTGAGCTTGTCGCCATAGCGACGCTTTTATTAGGCTTCCAGCAACAAGTGTCAG CAAGCTGCAAATTTGACTTCGAAGAGGGGCCCAATTCTCTCAGGGGCTGGACGCGTACCGGGGACGCTTTCAACACACAGCCAACATTTGATGACAATCCTGCCGCGCGGGGCCTGGGAACTCCTGTGGGACTACAGGGGAACTGGTGGATAGGGACCTACGAAGATAGACCCAGCAAAGGCACCCCTGCTGGAATGGTCCAAACAG attttccaAGAGGTACCTTAACATCTCCTAACTTCGTTATCACCGGTGATGATATCAACTTTCTGATTGGCGGTGGATGTGACAAATCAAAAGCAAGGGTAGAATTACTCGTGAATGGCGTCACGAAGCTAAGGACGTCATCGCCTCGTTGTGGTGAGAAGATGCATCGGGTTCACTGGAAAGTGCACAAATACCGAGGGAAACTGGCACGAGTTCGTCTAGTGGATGATTCTAGCTGGGGCTGGGGACACTTGAATTTTGACGACTTGAGAGGCGATATTCGCTGTTTGG ACAAACATCAACCCGAAGAAAATGTGAAGCAAAAACAGATGCAGGAAGAACAAACCGGCGACTATACGCTAAAGAAAAATGATGACAAAG CTGTTCAAGACACGAATCTTGAAAAGCCGAGACTCGACAGCCCGCCGTCATACCACAAAGCCCTCGTGAAAG ATGTTAAGCGGTTGGAGGAGAAGTTTCAAAAGTTTGTTGAAATGAATAACGAGAAAAGAATACCAG CTACTCTAGATGCCGTTCCAGTCACCCCTAAGCCTGTTCTATCAG AAAAACCAGTAGAAGGAGGCAAAGACGCTCGTCCAGTCACTATCTACAACATTATTTACCCGCCAGATAAAC atgaaCAAGAAAAAGTACCTGCAAATCTGGAAAACTATCAAGCTCCAACGGAAAAATTGTATCAGAAAAACTGGCGAAAAATAGCAGACGCTGCCAACCCTATGACGTCAGCCACGGATAAACCAGGAAATAACGAAGAAAGCCCTATTTCCGCCGGAAGTGACCAAGAGAGGACGTCTACTGGTCTTGTTAATATAAATGCCCCGAAAGACGCCAATAATTTGAAGACAGAAAGACGCATAAAGTTTGGCTTAGGGAATCAAGAGAATCCTGGAACTGTCCAAATACAAGAGAacaataatcataataatggTGCTACTACCGATGCAATGTCCCAAGAGATAAAAATAGAACAGCCAAAAAAGATCCACCACGCTAAGCATAGATATAGCGGTAACAAAGCTATTCATCGTAAGAAGCTGCAAGTGAAACAGCGATTGGCTAAGAAGCTAAGAGGGGGAAGTTTTCTCGAAGCAATGGTGACACCTGTGGAAATTCCTGTCGCGGAGGAGACTGGGTCCAAAGACATTCATAAGGGCTTGCCAACAACTGGCAGCCATGTGTCACCGATTGTGTCGAATGTCGAACCGATTGTTTCGAGTGTCGGGCCAATTGTGTCGAATGTCGGTCTCGATCATTCATTTCCAAGTAAGACCCCCTCAAGTAATGAAGGGCTGAAAGAGAATGTACCCACTCAGCATTCACCTAGAAAAGCTTACAAACCTACAGAAGCTAGTAGAACGACCGTTACGCAGCCCAGTGAAAGAAGACACGATGATATCATACCGGAAGCTGATCAGTCTGGGCCATGGAAAACCGGAGGTGAATCCCACTCAAGTAGTGCTCCTACTTCCGGTATGACGACTTCAATGGAAAACGATCCAGAGGCTATCGTGGAAGTGATAACTCCAACTGGCGCATCCAGTACATCGACAGGAGCTAGGACCACTTCCGCCGGAAGTATTGCACCAACCAGTGGTTCTAGGCCAACTGGTATGACCACATCCATGGAAGAAGATCCTGAAGCGATTCAGACGACTTACTCTGGAAAGGGCAAACCAACTGAAAGCCATGGTATGACAACTTCTATGGAAAATGACCCCGAAGCAGTCCCAACTTCCGCTGGAAGTGCGACACCAACCGGAAGTGAGAGTATAGCAACTTCGATGGAAAATGACCCCAAAGCAGTCATAACTTTCGCCGGAAGTGCAGCATCAACCGAAAGTGAGGGTATGACTTCGATGGAAAATGACCCCGAAGCTATTTCTGCCCAAAGAAGAAGACTAGAGACCCGAGCAAACACAGGGACCCCAACTAGGAATATGCGAAGTGCAATGACAACAGATATGGAATTTGACCCTGACGCAATCATCCCGACAAAAAGTTTAACAACGGAAATGGAAGACGACCCAGATGGGGAGCCTACCGGAAATGTCACCCCAACCGGAAGTCCAGCTACTACAGAAAGAATTACCGAAAACCAGCCCACGGCCGGAAGCTATCACATGCGGCCAAGCGGACAGACCACAATGATGGAGGAGGATGTCATGGGAAGTGAGGAAATAAAGGAATTTTCTCGCCCTAAACAAACGACTTCAAAACCCTCACCTGCGTCAATAAAATTCTATGGAGGCGACGTTAAGATTCCTGAATCAAGTCTTCACTCGGTCTGGCCCGAGGAGCTCACAATGGACAACCCTCGGCACGCCTACGGGACCGTCTCGGACTTTGACTTGTCTGATAGAGGCAAGGACATGATGAGCCTGATCGGTCCTATCGCAGAGAAAGCGGCCGCTGATATCAGTAGAGAGGAATTCAACCCGGAGAACCGCCACGACATTGAAACGAACTCAG GTAGTAGCTCCAGCTCTTCAAATGGCGGTTTGACGAATACAGGAGGCTCATCCTCAAGTAATGGCGGGAGTTCAAACACAAATGGTGGTAGTACGTCAAATACAGGCGCGGGGTCAAACACAGGGGAGAACTCTGCCAGCGTCTCATCAATGCCTGGTCACACAAGCACCGGATCCTCTACAGGGTCCGCAAGTAATGGAAATCTACCTGGAACTGGTCAAATGGGTTCTCCTGGAACTGTTCAAACGGGTTCTCCTGGAATTGATCATTCACATGGAactggtcaaacgggtactccTGGAACTGGCAAAGCGGGTTCTACTGGAATTGATCATTCTCATGGAACTGGTCAAACGGGCTCCACTGGAACTAGTCATGCTGGTCAAACCGGTAATACTGGTCAGTCTATTACGCCTGTGACGGGGCAATCTCCCAGTTCTTCTATTGACCCTCACGTGTCTGTCATCACGAGTCAGACCCAGGGATCGTCAGGAGTGCCGGTGCATCATGGGAATAACCCAGAACAAATATCCGTAGAGACAGGGTCAAAGGCAG GTGCACCGATAACCATCACAATTCCACCCATCGTGCTACCGCAATCCGTCACCGCCATTCCAAATCTAGAAGGTTCCACAACAGACGGCTCACAGGGCCTCATACCTCTACCAACCACCCAGCCGATAGCGACCCAAACAACCACCGCACCTGGCGAGCAAGGTGCCGCCCAAGTAGGAACCTCTGGAGTTATTACGGCAACAACACCAACGTTTGTTACTACACATGCAACAATTTCGACGACGCTTACGACACCGACGACACCATCAACTACGCCAACAACAATAACGACGATACCAACTACACCAACGACGATACCAACTACAGCTTCGACAGTTATGTCAACGACAGTGACGACCATAACGACACCTGTTGAGACAACCAAGAGTACCGTGAATATCCCCACTACGATGGCGCCCAATCCCAAAACAGAACTGCGGAACTTGAACT GTAAGATATTCTTAGTTGCCATGAGATTGGCGTACCCTTGGAATCGCGAGCTCATGTTTTCATCTACTCCCACCTACGAGAACCTTAGGCACATCATAGAGGAGAGG GTTCTCGCGGTTTACGGAGAAGAGTTGAATTTCCTTGGGATACAGTTTGGACGTTTCTC GCGATCCAGTGAGGACGGTACGACAAAGGCCTACTTTGTTCTTCGCTTCAACAGCAATGGCGCGTTCCTTGCCAAACTTATTGACGAGTATGGACAGAACACCATATACGCGGCGG GTTGTTACGATCCAGCTAAAATATGTCCCGCAAACTGTCCCGAGTCCTGTGCGCCTGCATGCACGCCATCATGTTGTTCAGCGGGCTTACCCAAAATAATTACCGCCGCGCCTCCCCTATCCAAGTGTCCTGGCTCCTGTTTGCCCGCATGCGCACCTGGCTGTAATCCGCTGTGCTGCTCTTCAACATCGCTGCTTCATCAAAATCGAATCCCCCCAAATATGGTGATAGTAGAACCAGGACCACCCATGCAAGACCCAAGCTTACCAGGGCCCATATTACCTGATATGGTCCCACTTCGCGTTGCTATGGGTTACAAGAAATCCCTTCCTTGCCCGCGAAGCTGCGATAGATATTGTAAACCTAACTGCCCGATCTTGTGCTGTCGATCGAACCCGTTTCGAgtcaaaggaaaaaaagtcaCTTGGAATAAGTACACAAAGCGATCTAAAGTTGCGAGACGAAAAAACCGTCAACGGATTGGTTCTAGAAAGCACAATTGA